The Microcystis panniformis FACHB-1757 region AAAAATCGCTAAATGCCTTTCTCTATAAGGGTTCCATCCCTTATAACCCCCATCCATTGCATAACACAAACCGAAGAGCCATATTTTTCTTTTTGGCAACCCTTGTCTTGTCAGGTTTTGACCCACTTGTGTCCGTCAGTCAGGTGATGAGGATTTACCGAGCGAGGAAACTATTCGGGTTAAATTAAATAACTTAGGTTATCGTCTGAAAAGAGTCGCTAAAGTTTTACCTCAAAAAAAATTCCAGAAACCGAGGCAATCTTTGAGGAATTAGCTAACATTAATCGGGAAGCGGATGAAGACCCTACGATGTTACGTCTTAGTTTGGATGCCAAAGCCCGTGTTAATATTGGACTATTTGATCGAGGAGGTAAGAATAGAATAACTGTCGAAACAAACGATCATGATTTTAATCCGAAAACAACCCTAACCCCTTACGGAATATTTATTCCAGAATTTGATGAGTTGTTTTTGTATTTCACTGCCTCCACAGTCACCAGTGACTTTATTGTTGATATATTAGAAGATTTCTGGGAGTCGGAAAAATCTCGTTTTGAGAAAATTAAAACTTTGATAATTAATCAAGATAATGGACTAGAAAATAATTCGAGACGAACTCAGTTCATGAAACGTATAGTTGAGTTTTCCCAAAAATATCAAGTTAATATACGTTTAGCTTACTATCCCCCTTACCATAGTAAATATAATCCTATTGAACGAACCTGGGCTGTGTTAGAAAACCATTGGAATGGGAGTATTTTAGATGAAATCGAAACGGCTTTGAAATTCGCCCAAACTAAGTAGTCGTGCAAAATAAATTTCCTAGTGAAGAAAGGCAAAGGGCAAGAGGCAAGAGGCAAAGGGGTGGTTAGATATGTGTAATTAATTTTGCCTAGGTACTTATGACTTGGAAAGGAAAACACCCGATTGTTAAGTTGATTACTGAAACTTACGAAAAAGGAGTAAAGCTTACTAAAAAAGCCAGGGAAAAAATCGAAGAAAAAATCGAACGTCTCACAGAATCAACGAATCAAGACTTTCCCGATTTGGGGCAATGGTTTATTGATATTTATTATGATAAGACCTAGTTTGTAGTTAACTAAGATGGTTAGCTAAAAACTGTATTTGATTCTTTAACTTGTCCTTGTTATACTCGAAAAAGCTCGGAAGTATAAAAGTTTATGCTGCTATTTTTTTTCGGAAAAATAGGTTGTAATGGGAGACTCTTTGTTTTCCTAGACAAAAATAATTACTTTTTCAAAAAAACACTTTTCTATTTTTTTGTTGGGTATTTTATTCTCTGGAAGTCCCTAGACCGAGAGGGGAACCGAGGGGCGACCAGTGCAACTCTGGGGTACTTGGGCGGAAATACGCGGCGTAGTGGTCATGAATTGACTAATTTAGGGCTTTTAAAGAGTAAAAATGACCCACTGGACCGGTTCCGCGACCGATAGCGAGGGAATGCTCAAGGGCGTTAGTAACGTAATCCTTGGCTTTTTTCACCGCTATTTTCAGGTCATCACCCAAAGCGAGGTTAGCAGCGATCGCTGCCGATAGGGTACAACCAGTCCCGTGAGTGTTATTGGTTTCGACGCTTCTGGTCTTAAAAGTTTCCCATTCCTCCCCATCAAAGTAGATATCAACCCCACGCAGCCGGCCTTTCATACCTCCTCCTTTCACTAATACCGGTGTGGCCGACTTCTGGAAAATAATTTCGGCGGCCGCTTTCATCGTCTCAAAATCATTGATCTCGATGCCACTTAAAAGCTGTGCTTCGTAACGATTAGGGGTAACAATCGAAGCCAGAGGAATTAAACTATTAAAAAGACTATCTATAGCCCGATCATCAATTAATTTGGCTCCTACCCGCGAAACCATAACCGGATCCACCACTAAACTGATTAAACGCCAGCGCTCGATCGCCTCGGCCACTGCTTCGATAATCTCGCTGCTGAACAGCATTCCCGTCTTAACCGCTGACACAGACAGATCCCCGACCACGGCATCGATTTGGGCCGTTACCATTTCTGGACTTAGGGACTCGACGCGCTCAACCCCTAGGGTATTTTGGGCGGTAACGCAGGTAAGGGCGCTGGTGCCGTGAACTCGGTGGAAGGCGAAGGTTTTCAAATCAGCTTGAATTCCCGCGCCGCCACCACTATCGGAACCGGCGATGGTGAGGGCAATGGCAGTCATCGAAAAATTGGGTCTGAAACCCCGCCCTTTAGCGATAGCGGAGGGCGGCTTTACATAAGTCAGTGAGAAACAATTAAACCGTTAGAACGACGAATTAACTGAATCTTGCTAACGGCTATCTGTCCCAATCGTTGACCATTGGCATCGCTTACAGATAGCTGTTTTTCGGTATCTCCACTGACATAACCAATTCCTTTGGAAGAAGAAACCAAATCTCCTTTACGGAACCCATGTCTTGTGGTAGAGCCACCATATTTACGTCGTTTACCACCTTTGGAAAAAACCATCAGGTGAAGTTGACGACGACTAATAGGAGGACGTTTGATGACAGCAAAGGAAGCGTTTGTTACTTTAACAGAACCCTTCCAATCGTATCCATGTCCATTATAATTGTGAAATGGCAAATAATCTAAAAACTGAAAACAGGCAAGAGCAATGCCATCGTTAGCATGACTTTCTGGTGATTGTTCTGCTTTATTTTTGGACTTTTCTAAGCGCAAATATTTTCTAAGATTAGAGGTTTGCCAACCAAAGCGAGTATGGACTGTTGCCAATCAGCAATTCTCATTTTAAAAAGTAACAAGTGATACAGACAGAAACAAAGCTTTAAGCAAGCTACAAAATGCGCTCCCGCGAGTGCGACTGCATCGCAGAGAAGTGAGTATATAGAGTATTTATACTCAAAATATTTGAAAGATGGGAGAAATCTAGAACAAAAGTTCTCTACATCAGAAAGAGAACCAAATAAAAATTGATGATTGTTGTCTGTTGAGGTAAAATTATTAAGTTGGAAATATTAATTAATCAAACTGTTCTGCGATGACGAAAAAGGCTGTGACTTGAGAAATTCCTGAATTAAGACAATTTTTAGTTCAAGAATTACATGACTTACCCGATGACAGAAAACCAGGAAACAATACCAAATATCAGGTAGAAGATGCAGTTAAGGCGGCTTTTTCGGTTTTTTTTACTCAGTCACCTTCTTTTTTAGAGCATCAACGTTTGATGAAAAGTAGTAAGGGAAAAGATAATGCTTCAAGTTTATTTGGTATCAAAAAAATACCTGGTGATAATCAAATCAGAAACCTGTTAGCTCCTATCCCAGCTGCCACAATATTTGGCTCTTTTCAACAAGTCTATCAATGGTTAAAAAAACCGGGAGTTATTAAAAAATTTTTCTACTTAGATGAGGAAATTTTAATAGCTTTAGATGGTACGGAATATTTTTCTTCAAAGAAAATTAGTTGTCCCCATTGTAATTGCCGCAATCCTCGTAATGGAACGACAACTTATTTTCATGGTTGCGTCACGCCAATTGTGGTTTCTCCTGAGCAAAAACAAGTGATTAATTTAGAACCAGAATTTCTTAAAAAACAAGATGGGCAGCAAAAACAAGATTGTGAAAATGCGGCTGTTAAAAGATGGTTAGATAAGAATCATCAAAAGAAGTATGGTTATCCTGTAACCCTGTTAGGAGATGACTTATACTCTCGCCAACCTATCTGTGAGTTAGCTCTAAAACAAGGTTATAATTTTATTTTTGTTTGTCTTGAAACTTCTCATAAAACCTTATATGAATGGCGAGAATTTTTAGAAAAAAGTGGCGAAGTTAAAACCGGAGAAAAGAAACAATGGGATGGACGAAAGAATCTCATTTATCGTTATCGTTATGTTTCTAGAGTTCCTCTGAGAGAGGTCGAGTCAAGTCTCGAAGTTAATTGGTGTGAAGTCACGGTCATTAATGAAAAAACACAGAAAATTATCTATCAAAATAATTGGATTACCAATCATCAAATTACTGAAAATAATGTTGAAAAAATTGTCAAAGCTGGACGCAGCAGATGGAAAGTTGAGAATGAAGGAAATAACGTTCTTAAAAATCACGGTTATAATTTAGAACATAATTTTGGTCATGGTCAAAGTCATTTATGCGAGTTCTTGTTGTCTTTAAATTTACTAGCTTTTTTATTTCATACCGTTTGAGATTTAGTTAATCATACTTATCAAAAGATTCGTGAGTTATTAGTTACTCGCACCAGTTTTTTTAATGATATTCGTACTTTATTAAAATATTTTTGGTTTAAGAATTGGTCAGAGTTTTTCTTGTTTATTCTTACCGAATATGTCCCGCTCAAAAAAATAAATTCTCGTTAAAAATGTCAATTTTTCGAGAGAAGGAAAGATTATTTTATTCATTGAAAAAACCACAAATTAGGTCAGAATTTCAGCTAAATTTATGAGTTGAGATAAGTTTTTTATGGGCAGATATTTTAAAACTGTCTCTTGAAGCTAATTATGATGATTATCTTGAAAAAAAATGATAATTAGACAGAAGTTCTCTTGTTCACATAGAGAACTTTATCTTCTTTTGTTTTCAAAATGAGAATTGCTGGTTGCCAATTGAGACAGTTGCTCAATAGCCCATTTCTGTCCGACCATAACTGGCGAGAAACCTTTTCCAGACTTAGCTCCTTTTCTCCTGGAAGTTAGATCAACATCGGCTTTGATGTACTCAAAGTAAATATCGGTAATTGGATAGATTTTGGTGAGTTCAGAAACGACTCGAAGTTCAAGTTGACGATTAGCTCTGATTGAGGGAGCTAATTTTCCTTGTTTTCTATTTGAAAATCGTTTTTGTCGATGCGCTCTTAGATTAAAAGGAAGTTGACGGTTAATCCGTCTTCCTCTACGTCCTTTTCGCATTAACCGTCTATTGTCCATGCGCTCTCTTACTCGTTTAAAAGGAAGTTCTAAGTGAGCCTTCCAAAGAGTAAAAAGAGAGGATTGAACGCCAATTCCAGAGAATAATTTACCTGGGTCAATACCAATAGCAATCGGTTGGGTTTTACTATCGGAAGGTTCATCGATTAGCTGGACATAGAAAATACCTAAGTCGTTGAATTTGCCGATAGCTTTTCCTTCTTTAATCCACCGTCTAGCCCGACTGGGTTTGGTGGGCATTAACGGTTTTCCGTCTTTTGAAATAACAGGAACTCTTGCCATGGAGATAATCCTTAAGAGTAAAGTTAAAGTCCCTTACCGCAACACCATCAAGATGTCTTGTCTAACAACGCTTTACCAATAAAGCTGAGAGGGAATCCGAACTAGGGAAGTATTCGGAGGTCTGTACCAGATTGTGTCTCGATGCGGTAGTCTCTACTTGCGTCGCCTAAATTGGTTTAGGCAAGCTCCGTCCCTTTTAGGGCGGGGTTAGTGACAGGAGGTTAGCGATCAAAAGGACGACGACGTTGCAAGAATTCGGGGATATCTAACCCCGCGGGTTTTGGTGGTTCGGGAGTGGGTGCCGGACTGGGTGCGGGGGTATTGATCACCACCTTGCTACCGGTGGGACGAGAGGGGGAATCGCCGGAAAAACCGGTGGCAATGACGGTAATTCTGACTTCTCCCTGCATTTTCTCGTCAATTACTGCCCCAAAGATGATATTAGCGTTGGGATCCACCACTTCATAGATAATTTCGGCGGCGGCATTGACTTCGTGTAGGGTTAGATCTTGACCGCCGGTGATGTTAAAGACTACGCCTTTCGCCCCTTCGATCGAGGATTCCAGTAACGGTGAGGATATAGCCGCGATCGCGCCTTCCTTAGCCCGAGATTTTCCCGAACCGATGCCGATGCCCATTAGGGCCGAACCCGCATCGGCCATCACTGCCCGCACATCGGCGAAATCCACATTTACCAGACCGGGGATAGTGATAATATCCGAGATACCCTGTACCCCTTGCCGCAGCACATCATCAGCGACCCGAAAAGCCTCCTGTAGGGGAGTGTCGGCGGGTATCACCTGTAATAACTGGTTATTGGGGATAATAATCAGGGTATCGACCCGACTTTGTAAACCCCCCACCCCCTCATCGGCCTGATTAGTGCGACGACGACCCTCGAAGGTAAAGGGACGAGTCACAACTCCCACGGTCAAACAGCCGATTTCTTTGGCAATTTCGGCCACAATTGGAGCGGCCCCTGTTCCCGTGCCGCCGCCCATGCCGGCGGTAATAAAGACTAGATCGGTTCCTTCCAATGCTTGGGCTATTTCATCCCGAGATTCTTCCGCCGCTTTCTGTCCGATCGCCGGATTGCCCCCGCCCCTAGGCCGCGGGTTAATTTTGTCCCGATTTGTAACCTCTGGGGGGCGGAGGAGTGGGCCAGGGCTTGGGCGTCGGTGTTAATTGCCCAAAATTCGATTCCAGTCACGCCACTGGCGATCATGCGGTTAACGGCGTTACAGCCCCCACCGCCGACCCCGATCACCTTGATCTTGGCGACATTACTTGGCACGATGCGATTACTACGACTTTCTTCTCGGGGTGTCATCTGTGATTCATGGGGGCGAGTAAATAATACTCCAGCATTATTCTGAGAGTAATGATTATCTTCGCTCATAGCTGAACTGGCATAATCGTTACTGTTCAGATTGGGATA contains the following coding sequences:
- the thiD gene encoding bifunctional hydroxymethylpyrimidine kinase/phosphomethylpyrimidine kinase, which gives rise to MTAIALTIAGSDSGGGAGIQADLKTFAFHRVHGTSALTCVTAQNTLGVERVESLSPEMVTAQIDAVVGDLSVSAVKTGMLFSSEIIEAVAEAIERWRLISLVVDPVMVSRVGAKLIDDRAIDSLFNSLIPLASIVTPNRYEAQLLSGIEINDFETMKAAAEIIFQKSATPVLVKGGGMKGRLRGVDIYFDGEEWETFKTRSVETNNTHGTGCTLSAAIAANLALGDDLKIAVKKAKDYVTNALEHSLAIGRGTGPVGHFYSLKALN